TGATAGATACGCGATTTCAGGCGGTGGGCTCAGTTCAACAATTCACTTCCCCCTTCCCTGCTGCGGAGTGCAAGCTACACGAATTAACCATCTACTGCTATGGTTGCGGTTGGATCATAAGACCAGGAATAAATCATGTATCGGCTGAAATTTTCCCTCCCCCTTGGAACATCTCCCAGCGGCCGACCGTGGAGCTCGGCGACGGCAGACGGGCAGAGGGCTTTCTATGGGTGACCCAACACCTGCCGTACACGGGGTCGGGATCGGGACTGGGCGTGCTGAAGAATCCACTCCAGGGGCAAGCGCCCTGGTTCTGCGTTGGGCTAATCGTCGTACTGATGGAAGAAGGGGTGAATCGGGGTGGAGAGGAGAGGGCGTACCTGACTGGTGGGCAGACGAATCGGAGCGTGAAGGCGGCGGCGGGGGGCGACGgctgacggcgacggcgacggcggcagggCAGggcaggaggagaaggaaaggaatgGAGGAGCAGGGAAGGGGAAAATCGGTCGGTCTTGGTTGGTTTGCTGGGCTGGGCCTCGACTGCTGTGGTGGGCTTCGGTGGCACCCCGCcgacttcttcctcctcttgtTTTGGCCCACTGCTAAAATTAAAGGAAAATTTCTTCAAAGCACTTTGAGGGTGCCTTCTCTCACTCAAAAAAAAAAGGGATGCTTACCCCCAAACACTTCTCGTGATAATAAATGGAATGagccatgtgcgccacttgtctccATCATAGGTTTTCGGTGAGATTCTTTTTCCTCTGCGGGAAGAGATGTGAGGGCCGCACGTATGCTTTTAACTTTTTGGATTCAATTTTTGGAAATGAAATGTCTCGAACCATGCATCTAAATTGCGAACCATATTCATCGTTGTGTTCTTCCTCGTCAAGATGTTAGGAAATAGAtccatgttgataggtttcgaTGGAATTTTTCGCCTTAATTTTGGAAGCAGACAGGCCGCGTCCATCGGACCCTCTTgcacccctctccctctctttcctcctcccACAATACCCTCTCTCCATGATGATACATTGTCTGCTTCCCCACAGAACCTCCACCCCACCCCGACCGGCCACCTCCCTCCGCCTCGTCGAGTCCGCCTCCACACTGGACATGCAACAAATTACCATACAACAAGTTTAACGTTTGAAGACAGGATTTTTTTTTCTATCGAGTGAACGTAAAGATGATTGTGTACATCCTATGATGCAGAGGCCTGGTTTTTTTTATTTGAAGAGGACAGGTGTTCAACCTCCTTTTTGAATATATAAAATAATAAAGCCAAGTTGTATGGGTTCACCATGAGAGAAAAAAAAGTCGTATGGCTAGTGGGAAGGCGGATCCGGTAGTGCAAAGGGAGGTGACCCTCGGGAGGGGTGATCGGTAGGTCAGCCTACGGGTGGACACGGGCCGTCCATGGTGCCCACTTAAAAGCCCACTTAATTTGCTTTCATGAACACCCATAGATGAACACCCAAAGATGTGGACTACGTGGGCTAATCCCATGGTGCCCACTTATCCAGCTCAGAGAGTCGAAACCAATTTCAATAAAAAAACACAAGACATATTATCCAAACTAAAACTTAAATTTAATGGCTCAGAGTTGACCGATGGCGATGCATGGGCCCAGAGCACAAAGCCTACATATCACTCACTTGACGTTATGTTTCCTCTCGCACTGTGGCACCTATTTATCTaaccttttctttttccttcttttcttcttccatttaatttttcattttcttttgatgttttccttttttatttattaaCAGAATTAAAATATGTTCATGTAATTTTAAAATTTGTGAATTTGTAAAAAAATTGAGACTATTAAAAATATATGTGCACCTACACGAAAAGGTTCACTAATTTTAAATAATGTGTTTAGATTTAAAAATGCATACATACTTCACGAAAATATCTGTGGTTTAAAATTGGTGGatgaattttcaaaaaagttccaaaaccttgaaaatattttgaaattttaaaaatgatctatagtttttgaaaaaaattgtgaatttaaagaaaaaaaatctttAAGAATTTGGAGAAATGTTCATAGATTTCGGAAGATGTTCTGGAATTTAAAAACTGTTTACAATTTTTTTAGAAAATTATGAATTTAAACAAACAGTTCATTTATCTTTAAGATGTTTTCGAAATTTTAAAATAACTCGTGAATATTGAAAatcagaaaaaaaaattgaaattaaagaAGGTTTACGAATTTTAAATGCCATTTTTTGGAAAATAACTTATGAATTAATaaataaagaaaaggaaaaaaggaaaatggGGAAA
The sequence above is a segment of the Triticum dicoccoides isolate Atlit2015 ecotype Zavitan chromosome 1A, WEW_v2.0, whole genome shotgun sequence genome. Coding sequences within it:
- the LOC119349633 gene encoding uncharacterized protein LOC119349633; the encoded protein is MDAALGQNKRRKKSAGCHRSPPQQSRPSPANQPRPTDFPLPCSSIPFLLLLPCPAAVAVAVSRRPPPPPSRSDSSAHQSGFGSLAPKTKNVVVAGGLTGFVFGVYYYTMWAVGSTDELQVTIDKFEDLKKKEAAASAAAASASTPGSS